A genomic region of Zea mays cultivar B73 chromosome 6, Zm-B73-REFERENCE-NAM-5.0, whole genome shotgun sequence contains the following coding sequences:
- the LOC100302578 gene encoding ATP binding protein, whose product MGDSGDAVMARWLQSAGLQHLATSSAAGAGGADYRGGMPGLGGAGAGSMLSSLLMQGYGPESVEEKHRLYTLLRGLNFNGESAPTSMSEPYTPTAQSFGGGNPVEGFYSPELRGELGAGLLDLHAIDDTELLSEDVASEPFEPSPFMPKDIDDDDEDVISGSQQAPLDNYGLVTSEKESTTRENNVAKIKVVVRKRPLNRKELSRKEEDIITVHDSSCLTVYEPKLKVDLTAYVEKHEFCFDAVLDEHVSNDEVYRETVEPIIPIIFQRTKATCFAYGQTGSGKTYTMQPLPLRAAQDMVRLLHQPVYRNQNFKLWLSYFEIYGGKLFDLLSDRRQLLMREDGKKQVCIVGLQEFEVSDVQIVKEYIERGNAARSTGSTGANEESSRSHAILQLAVKKHIIVKDTRRQRDRDANEAKNTKAVGKISFIDLAGSERGADTTDNDRQTRIEGAEINKSLLALKECIRALDNDQIHIPFRGSKLTEVLRDSFVGNSRTVMISCISPNAGSCEHTLNTLRYADRVKSLSKGGNTRKEQPTGPTTTSSRESSSAPSYSLPAEAEEIPNQIQEKRPVDTYRKGTENFTSNPSAEPDRNSFSMVPNYSNKGREDNGAASGNDRERYDLKSTQTAYTSKAQLVQNSTNTQEEKVTKVSPPRRKAYKEDKSDRQGNYVKKDNGPETGRTGYKIQQAKQLQQQQRPTSASASSRQSEKESSCDDVEIDAILEEEEALIAAHRKEIENTMEIVREEMNLLAEVDQPGSLIDNYVTQLSFLLSRKAAGLVSLQARLARFQHRLKEQEILSRKKPPR is encoded by the exons ATGGGTGACTCAGGCGACGCCGTCATGGCGCGCTGGCTGCAGTCCGCGGGGCTGCAGCACCTCGCGACCTCCTCCGCCGCTGGTGCTGGCGGTGCCGACTACCGCGGTGGGATGCCTGGGCTTGGGGGCGCTGGCGCGGGGAGCATGCTGTCGAGCCTGCTCATGCAG GGCTATGGGCCAGAATCGGTTGAAGAAAAGCATAGACTTTATACTCTTCTAAGAGGTTTAAATTTTAACGGAGAGTCTGCACCCACATCAATGTCTGAGCCTTACACACCAACGGCTCAGAGCTTTGGTGGTGGGAACCCTGTGGAGGGGTTTTATTCACCTGAACTTAGAGGGGAACTTGGTGCTGGACTTCTAGACCTTCACGCTATTGATGATACTGAGCTTCTGTCTGAG GATGTAGCATCGGAACCATTTGAGCCATCACCTTTTATGCCAAAGgatattgatgatgatgatgaggacgTGATATCAGGGAGTCAACAAGCACCATTAGATAATTATGGTTTAGTGACCAGTGAAAAAGAGAGCACTACTAGAGAAAATAATGTTGCAAAGATTAAAGTAGTG GTAAGGAAAAGACCTTTGAACAGAAAGGAGCTATCTCGAAAGGAAGAAGACATCATAACCGTGCATGATTCATCATGTTTGACAGTATACGAGCCTAAGCTGAAG GTGGATTTGACAGCTTATGTGGAGAAGCATGAATTTTGTTTCGATGCTGTCCTGGACGAACATGTTTCCAATGATGAG GTTTACCGTGAAACAGTTGAGCCCATAATTCCAATTATATTTCAGAGAACAAAAGCAACATGTTTTGCTTATGGTCAAACAG GCAGTGGCAAGACATACACAATGCAACCTTTGCCTCTGAGAGCTGCACAAGACATGGTTCGTCTATTGCACCAACCTGTCTATCGGAATCAGAATTTTAAGTTGTGGCTTAGCTATTTCGAAATATATGGTGGGAAACTCTTTGATCTTCTATCTGACAGAAG GCAACTATTGATGAGGGAAGATGGCAAGAAACAAGTTTGCATTGTTGGTCTACAGGAATTTGAGGTTTCTGATGTTCAGATTGTCAAGGAATATATTGAAAGAGGGAATGCAGCCAGGAGCACAGGGTCAACAGgggccaatgaggaatcatcaagGTCACACGCTATTCTGCAACTGGCTGTGAAGAAGCATATCATAGTAAAAGATACCAGGAGACAGAGAGATCGTGATGCTAATGAAGCTAAAAATACAAAGGCTGTGGGGAAAATATCATTTATTGATCTTGCTGGAAGTGAGCGTGGTGCTGATACTACTGATAATGATAGACAGACAAG GATTGAGGGAGCAGAGATAAATAAAAGTCTGTTAGCTCTTAAGGAATGCATTCGAGCTCTTGATAATGATCAGATACACATTCCTTTCAGAGGAAGCAAACTTACAGAGGTTCTTCGTGATTCATTTGTTGGTAACTCTAGGACGGTGATGATTTCTTGCATTTCTCCAAACGCAGGCTCATGTGAACACACACTAAATACCTTGAGATACGCTGATAG GGTCAAAAGTCTTTCCAAGGGTGGAAACACAAGAAAAGAGCAGCCCACAGGACCAACTACCACTTCTAGCCGGGAGTCTTCGTCAGCTCCATCATATTCATTGCCTGCTGAAGCTGAAGAAATTCCTAACCAGATTCAAGAGAAGAGACCAGTTGATACTTATCGGAAAGGCACTGAAAATTTTACCTCCAACCCTTCCGCGGAGCCTGATAGAAATTCCTTCAGTATGGTTCCAAATTATTCTAATAAAGGGAGAGAAGACAATGGTGCAGCATCTGGTAATGATAGGGAGAGGTATGATTTGAAGTCCACCCAAACTGCTTACACTAGTAAGGCACAGTTGGTTCAGAATTCAACAAACACACAGGAGGAGAAAGTCACAAAAGTCTCACCTCCTCGGAGAAAGGCTTATAAAGAAGACAAATCTGATCGGCAGGGCAACTACGTGAAAAAGGATAATGGTCCTGAGACAGGTCGGACTGGGTATAAGATACAACAGGCAAAGCAGCTGCAACAGCAGCAAAGGCCAACATCTGCTTCAGCTTCGTCAAGGCAATCTGAAAAGGAAAGTTCTTGTGATGATGTAgaaattgatgcaattcttgag GAAGAGGAGGCCCTCATTGCAGCTCACAGGAAGGAGATCGAGAATACTATGGAGATCGTACGGGAA GAAATGAACCTTTTGGCAGAAGTTGATCAACCAGGTAGCCTGATTGACAACTACGTGACCCAACTGAGCTTTCTGCTGTCACGCAAGGCTGCAGGCTTGGTCAGCCTCCAAGCACGCTTGGCACGGTTCCAGCACCGGCTCAAAGAGCAAGAGATCCTTAGCCGCAAGAAACCTCCCAGATAG
- the LOC100302578 gene encoding ATP binding protein isoform X1 translates to MGDSGDAVMARWLQSAGLQHLATSSAAGAGGADYRGGMPGLGGAGAGSMLSSLLMQGYGPESVEEKHRLYTLLRGLNFNGESAPTSMSEPYTPTAQSFGGGNPVEGFYSPELRGELGAGLLDLHAIDDTELLSEDVASEPFEPSPFMPKDIDDDDEDVISGSQQAPLDNYGLVTSEKESTTRENNVAKIKVVVRKRPLNRKELSRKEEDIITVHDSSCLTVYEPKLKVDLTAYVEKHEFCFDAVLDEHVSNDEVYRETVEPIIPIIFQRTKATCFAYGQTGSGKTYTMQPLPLRAAQDMVRLLHQPVYRNQNFKLWLSYFEIYGGKLFDLLSDRRQLLMREDGKKQVCIVGLQEFEVSDVQIVKEYIERGNAARSTGSTGANEESSRSHAILQLAVKKHIIVKDTRRQRDRDANEAKNTKAVGKISFIDLAGSERGADTTDNDRQTRIEGAEINKSLLALKECIRALDNDQIHIPFRGSKLTEVLRDSFVGNSRTVMISCISPNAGSCEHTLNTLRYADRVKSLSKGGNTRKEQPTGPTTTSSRESSSAPSYSLPAEAEEIPNQIQEKRPVDTYRKGTENFTSNPSAEPDRNSFSMVPNYSNKGREDNGAASGNDRERYDLKSTQTAYTSKAQLVQNSTNTQEEKVTKVSPPRRKAYKEDKSDRQGNYVKKDNGPETGRTGYKIQQAKQLQQQQRPTSASASSRQSEKESSCDDVEIDAILEEMNLLAEVDQPGSLIDNYVTQLSFLLSRKAAGLVSLQARLARFQHRLKEQEILSRKKPPR, encoded by the exons ATGGGTGACTCAGGCGACGCCGTCATGGCGCGCTGGCTGCAGTCCGCGGGGCTGCAGCACCTCGCGACCTCCTCCGCCGCTGGTGCTGGCGGTGCCGACTACCGCGGTGGGATGCCTGGGCTTGGGGGCGCTGGCGCGGGGAGCATGCTGTCGAGCCTGCTCATGCAG GGCTATGGGCCAGAATCGGTTGAAGAAAAGCATAGACTTTATACTCTTCTAAGAGGTTTAAATTTTAACGGAGAGTCTGCACCCACATCAATGTCTGAGCCTTACACACCAACGGCTCAGAGCTTTGGTGGTGGGAACCCTGTGGAGGGGTTTTATTCACCTGAACTTAGAGGGGAACTTGGTGCTGGACTTCTAGACCTTCACGCTATTGATGATACTGAGCTTCTGTCTGAG GATGTAGCATCGGAACCATTTGAGCCATCACCTTTTATGCCAAAGgatattgatgatgatgatgaggacgTGATATCAGGGAGTCAACAAGCACCATTAGATAATTATGGTTTAGTGACCAGTGAAAAAGAGAGCACTACTAGAGAAAATAATGTTGCAAAGATTAAAGTAGTG GTAAGGAAAAGACCTTTGAACAGAAAGGAGCTATCTCGAAAGGAAGAAGACATCATAACCGTGCATGATTCATCATGTTTGACAGTATACGAGCCTAAGCTGAAG GTGGATTTGACAGCTTATGTGGAGAAGCATGAATTTTGTTTCGATGCTGTCCTGGACGAACATGTTTCCAATGATGAG GTTTACCGTGAAACAGTTGAGCCCATAATTCCAATTATATTTCAGAGAACAAAAGCAACATGTTTTGCTTATGGTCAAACAG GCAGTGGCAAGACATACACAATGCAACCTTTGCCTCTGAGAGCTGCACAAGACATGGTTCGTCTATTGCACCAACCTGTCTATCGGAATCAGAATTTTAAGTTGTGGCTTAGCTATTTCGAAATATATGGTGGGAAACTCTTTGATCTTCTATCTGACAGAAG GCAACTATTGATGAGGGAAGATGGCAAGAAACAAGTTTGCATTGTTGGTCTACAGGAATTTGAGGTTTCTGATGTTCAGATTGTCAAGGAATATATTGAAAGAGGGAATGCAGCCAGGAGCACAGGGTCAACAGgggccaatgaggaatcatcaagGTCACACGCTATTCTGCAACTGGCTGTGAAGAAGCATATCATAGTAAAAGATACCAGGAGACAGAGAGATCGTGATGCTAATGAAGCTAAAAATACAAAGGCTGTGGGGAAAATATCATTTATTGATCTTGCTGGAAGTGAGCGTGGTGCTGATACTACTGATAATGATAGACAGACAAG GATTGAGGGAGCAGAGATAAATAAAAGTCTGTTAGCTCTTAAGGAATGCATTCGAGCTCTTGATAATGATCAGATACACATTCCTTTCAGAGGAAGCAAACTTACAGAGGTTCTTCGTGATTCATTTGTTGGTAACTCTAGGACGGTGATGATTTCTTGCATTTCTCCAAACGCAGGCTCATGTGAACACACACTAAATACCTTGAGATACGCTGATAG GGTCAAAAGTCTTTCCAAGGGTGGAAACACAAGAAAAGAGCAGCCCACAGGACCAACTACCACTTCTAGCCGGGAGTCTTCGTCAGCTCCATCATATTCATTGCCTGCTGAAGCTGAAGAAATTCCTAACCAGATTCAAGAGAAGAGACCAGTTGATACTTATCGGAAAGGCACTGAAAATTTTACCTCCAACCCTTCCGCGGAGCCTGATAGAAATTCCTTCAGTATGGTTCCAAATTATTCTAATAAAGGGAGAGAAGACAATGGTGCAGCATCTGGTAATGATAGGGAGAGGTATGATTTGAAGTCCACCCAAACTGCTTACACTAGTAAGGCACAGTTGGTTCAGAATTCAACAAACACACAGGAGGAGAAAGTCACAAAAGTCTCACCTCCTCGGAGAAAGGCTTATAAAGAAGACAAATCTGATCGGCAGGGCAACTACGTGAAAAAGGATAATGGTCCTGAGACAGGTCGGACTGGGTATAAGATACAACAGGCAAAGCAGCTGCAACAGCAGCAAAGGCCAACATCTGCTTCAGCTTCGTCAAGGCAATCTGAAAAGGAAAGTTCTTGTGATGATGTAgaaattgatgcaattcttgag GAAATGAACCTTTTGGCAGAAGTTGATCAACCAGGTAGCCTGATTGACAACTACGTGACCCAACTGAGCTTTCTGCTGTCACGCAAGGCTGCAGGCTTGGTCAGCCTCCAAGCACGCTTGGCACGGTTCCAGCACCGGCTCAAAGAGCAAGAGATCCTTAGCCGCAAGAAACCTCCCAGATAG